Part of the Perognathus longimembris pacificus isolate PPM17 chromosome 1, ASM2315922v1, whole genome shotgun sequence genome, GCTTCTATTCTATCCTCAGTTCCTGAAGTAGGGTCTGGTATTAGGAATATTCTCCAATAAGCTCAATTACTTAAATCCAAATACATGATGAATTTATTGATTCTATTTCACCTTATTTGAGGATTTGCCAAGGATTATTGATAAACTATGCCTTTCTcttgtttctctgtgtatgtgcatTGTGTGTTTTGCATATTTCCTGAGTAATCTTGAAATTGAGACAAAATGATGAGGGAATAATCAAAGATACATGCATAGAAACCAGTGATCTGTTTATCAAAAGTTAcaagccttttaaaaaatttttattatcaaactgatgtacagagaaattacagtttcatacgttaggcattggatacatttgtttgttaccttgtccctcattcccccctcctccctccccctttccctttccccccataaaaagccttttttttttttttttttacagtggtgaatttccttactttctttttctttttctttttttttttttgccagtcctggggcttggactctgggcctgagcactgttcctggcttctttttgctcaaggctagcactctgccacttgagccacagcgccacttctggccattttctgtatatgtggtgctggggaatcaaacccagggtctcgtgtatattaggcaagcactcttgccactaggccatatccccagccccccttacttTCTTAACAACAAAGCAATTCTTTTGATTGTGTTACCAAAGGCCTGTTTCACCTGCCTGTTTCTCAAGGTGTAAATGAAGGGGTTCAGCATAGGAGCAATGGAGGTGGTGAGGACAGACACACCCTTGTTCATTGCCATGGAATCTTTGGATGAAGGCTTCACATAGATGAAGATGCAGCTGCCATAGGTGATGGAAATCACGATCATGTGGGAAGAGCAGGTGGAAAAGGCCTTTTTCCTTTGCTGGGCAGAAGGGAATTGTAGAACAGTCTTAAtgatacatatgtaagatagaaCTACACATAATAGGGTCATGACAAAGGTTAACACAGCACAAACTATAAGCATCTGCTCTAAGAGCCATGTTTCTGAGCATGAGATCTTCAGGAGTGGATATGCATCACAGCCAAAATGGTCAATAACATTGGAATCACAGAATTCTAGATTTAGGACAAGGGTAAGTGGTGGTAAGACAATCAACATGCCAGCTGCCCAGCAACAAAGCACGAGTCTCCTACAGACCCTGCTGTTCATGATAGTCACATAATGCAGgggtttgcagatggccacatagcggtcataggacATGGTGGCCAGAAGAAAGAATTCAATTACAGCAAAAAGATCAGTAAAAAAAATTTCAGTGATGCAACTGTTGTATGTGATTGTGTTATCCCCTGTTGATAGGCTGTACAAGTATCTGGGCACACAAGCAGAAGTGAATACAATTTCTAAGAAGGAAAAATTTTGTAGGAAATAGTACATGGGAGTTTTTAGTTGTGGATCCATGATGGTGAGAGAGATGATGGTGAGGTTTCCAGTTATACTCAGCATGTAGGTGagacacagaaagatgaaaagcACAGCTTTGAGTTGTGGGTCATCAGTCAGGCCAAGGAGGAGGAAAGTTGTGGTGTGATTTCTCATCATCCACTCTTGACTTTTACTTAGTCTATAGTGAAAAATTCATATATTTGGGTGGAGTGGTAATTAACAGAGCAAGAAGATAAATTCATATGCATTAAAATATTGTACTTAGAAACACAATGAATTATAGTAGTAGCTTAGTTTTTATAATTCATAGTTGTCATTTAAAGGTTGAATTAAAAATTCAAGTCTCCATGTCATATTCCACAATTTaaacataataatatattatgtaataataaTGGTATGACATGTATTATTTTACATATgtgttatattattattttataacacATGAATTCATATGTACTGTATTATAccataaatatattattatgttaTAATAATAGTATAACATGTATTATTTTACATATgtgttatattattattttataacacATGAATTCATATGTACTGTATTATACCATAAATATATTATCTTACATATGATATtatttaatacatattatatgtttatTATGTAATATGTACATAGTATATAGTACacagtatacatatattttagattgtacaatacatatacatgtgttttTGAATAGCATATGTTATTAATATAAGAATGTACACGTACACAgtgcattttaaataaattcaccTCCtccattgtatttttatttcttcccttgctttctaaTCTTTTTTCAAAGTATTTGGTGGGATTCATCCTGCTGAATTTGTGTTTGTATGTAGTGCCCTTCAGTCCCCTTTGCTGCTCAGAATCcccattttttctctcctcctgtTGATCACCTCCTAGATTGTCACCGCTTACAGGTACTTCCCATTGCTATTGCTCCAACAtcttatcctctttttttttaatttctggattttcttttcctatgcTGCTAGAGACTGGCCTCAAGTTTTTGTGCATActaggtgctgtaccactgaagGCATATTAAGCTCAtcaattggttttttgttttcccccaaacaaaactggtatttttttctttgtttgggtcctggggcttcaactctgatccagagcactgtccttgagcttttttttgtgttAGGTGAGTGCTctctacttgaatcacagctctacttccagttttttggtggtttattggagataagcctcccagtgactttcctgcttgggttagttttgaactgtgatcctcagaactcagtttcCCCAAGTTGctagattataagtgtgagtcatCTGCGCCTGACTTGGCTGCTAATGTTTTGGGATATGAAGTGTTCTTTGTAAGACACAGGGTGAATTCTTGAGCTGAATCCTGAACTTTCTTTAGCCTATTTATGTTTCCCTTGAAATTTCATCAttcttaaaatgcaaatatattaCAAATAATTTGATCTATTCCACAAGGTTTTGATCTATTGGTTGAGATGTTGAGGTCTAGACTACTACTGGTGGctaaggcctataatcctagaaattCAGGAGAGTTCAATCTTAataatcacaattcaaagacaacCAGGGCTGGtaagattgtgagactcttattttcaattaaccagcagaaagccggaAGAGGAGCTTTGGTTGATACCAAACCTCCTCTTCTAGCATTTTTCTGGGTCATTGGATTTAAGAATTAcatagacttctttttttttaaagagtctcatagacttcttgtttgctctggctttgaaccaagatcctcagattgtgacctcctgagtagctaggattgcaggtgagagCGACTGGTGCTCAGTATTAGTGTTTGAGAGGTTGTACTTGGTAAGCAGCTACCTCAAGTGAAACACCACTTGACCCATGACTGTCTGCACTATTTTCTGTCAAGTTTTTCTTCCCTCTGCCCCAGGAggtcttgtatttttttcctaggTGCTATGTTTCCTACATAGCTTGAAATAGAGTCATTCACTGTTACACAGGTTTATTTGTTGTTAAGGGCTCTGGCTATGTTTCTGCCTTTCACCTTCAACtacaatcctcttgatctctgccttctgaatacctgagattacaggtgggagccatcatGTCTATGTCGAAtggacattttttttgccagtcctggggcttggactctgggcctgagcactgtccctggcttctttttgctcaaggctagcactctgccacttgagccacagcgccacttctggccattttctgtatatgtggtgctggggaatcgaacccagggcctcatgtatatgaggcaggcactcttgccactaggccatatccccagcccctcgaatGGACATTTTAAACTATGCAATATTAATACAATTCTCTCATAACATACTTTATTTCTTCATACACGTCTTATATTCATGATTCCATTTTGTAGTATTGAGACACTTTTTTTCTGCTGTCTCTTGTGTTGATAGCTGTTGGAACTCATTTATTTCTTAACATATGCACTTGCTTTGAGTAGTGTTTTCTCCAACTCCAAATATGATTTCCAAATTCCCAAATAGCCACCTGCCAATAGTATAACCAAATGTACCCTAAACACAAGTCAGAAGCTTTTACTTATCACACTGTATTTTGCTTCTCCCATGCATATCTACAAACTTATATAGTAAAGTTCCAGCCATTTGTGCTAGACATAGATATAAGCAGTTTATGTCAATTACGTATCTGCAGAAATATTCCTTCCAATGCTCTGCGCTTCTACTTTTTAGTAAGGTGCTTCAGTTTTTAATTGCACTGGAAATACACATATTAGGCCATtggtttctaatttttaatttcttgaggTTTCACAGCACTCAATTTATGCTACTTCCAAACAACTTCCTACTCATTTTTTTGCTTAATATAGTTGTACCAATGTCTATatactaaccaacaaaaaaaccagtCTAAAATAGTTTTTGAATTGATATCATCTGAGGAATTCCTTTTGTAAATTGCAACAATCTGGAAAATCATTCAAGACTTATTTATTCAGGTCTCAAATCTAACAAATGACAGAATTTATTATACTTACACTTCTGGaagttaattttatcttttttttagtgGCTTACAGTTATTATTAgtgaaaaatcttaaaaatgaatATCATGTTGAAGGCTAATATGATATGATTTTCAGTAGCCTAGAAATATACCCTTTGCCTGAGATGTCTCTCTGTAGTTGACTGTGCTGTTTCTCTCCATCCAAGTAGAGCCATCATCCCTCAGGTGAGCAAAcagctttggttttctttctgtcaTTGGAAAGTGGGTCCACAGAGCTTGAGTACCTTTGGAATAGTGGGTATTTCAATTTCTTTTGCTTACTGAGAAGATGttctaatttaaatttttgtatttatattatttGCCAAATATGTAAGCAAGTGGATAAACAAAGAAGTCCACAGTAACTCACATTGGAAAACCACTAAATAAACTTgggtaaaaacccaatcttcctgagtagccatgggaatatggcctgtagAGACAGGAGAAAGCACTAGGAGCAttgtaaacagatttttttcagaaaacattAACAACCTCATTAACAACACATatgctccattttcttttcattcactcTTGTCGTGTAAGGCAGCTCATTTTTCTAGATTTCCTCTCGTGCTTCAGTGTAAGAGTGAATACATTCCATGCTAAAATTTCAAAGCAACCCTTTGGTTCTACTTTCATTATGTTCTCCTCATTAGGCCAACTAGAAAACCTTTTCAGTCTAAACAATTAATTCCAGGATACATTCCTAAATTTAGAAAGTAATCATTTTTTTAAGAGGCCAGAAACACACTTTTCATGCATTCACATTTTTGATATTTAAAACATGTTACCCAGGAATCCCTCAGACTCTTAGAAGTCCATATGACTTGAAATCCACCCTTTTAGATTTCTAATTTTGGCATATAATTTTTCTTGGAATAGAATTGGAGAGGATTCTACTgtaaaaaaatatgaattaaataaaCATCTTACAATACAACACATGAAAGCATTTGCAGTTCATTTAGTATTATAAATTCTTATGGACATCATATTTACTCAACAACTCTTAACTGAATGTGGATATTGTATACAATATAAATTTGATAAATACATGTGgtataaaatgattaaataatggctggggatatggcctagtggcaagagtgctcgccttgtatacatgaagccctgggttcgattccccagcaccacatatacagaaaatggccagaagtggcgctgtggctcaagtggcagagtgctagccttgagcaaaaagaagccagggacagtgatcagcccctgagtccaaggcccaggactggccaaaaaacaaaaaacaaacaaaaaacaaaaaacaaaaaaaaaacaaaacagaacaaaacaacaaaatgattaaataaatcagCTCACTTAGTCTTTATTTGGGATTCGGGATTTGAGTTACTCTTATAGCTGTTTTGTAATGTGCAAGACTTTGTCTCTTGCATATAGTCAACCTGCTGTTCAGTAGATTTCAAAACTTATTTGTCTGGTCCAACTGAAACTCTGTATCCTTTGAGCTACAACAGCAGAAAGAGTATTAGTGTTTGCCTCTGGCTGTGAAGAAATGTGGAAAGAGATAAATGATGAGTAATTGCTAGTTGGTAATAAGGTTCATTTTGGGGGTGATAAAATGTTCTAAAGTTAGATTATGATGATGTACATAAGTTTGTGAATATTAATAAAATCATGTAATTGAACAATTATAATTTATACTTCAACTTTGTGGCTTATAAGCTACtattaagaaaagcatttttgttaattaaatttgTATTGCCTATTCTTAAGATGCACAATATGTTAATGATATACATATTATTGAGGGAAGGTCTCAAAGCTTAAGGAAGCTTGGAAATGAAAATCTTTGTTCTCTAGCCTCTACCCAATTATAATATTGCATTTAAAATTGTTTagttgctattataaaggttatgtgcACAGGGATTAGAGTTTCGTAAGTCATTAAAgagagcatttctttttggacaatactaCTCCTTCCcacgctctctcccagtttttctctccaatCCCTATccacaagttatgtagttcattttcaacatactgagtaccactgctgaactTGTTGCCCTTTTGCCTCCATTTCTGTCCTCTCCTTGCCCTCTGAAagtcatataaatgaacaaacaagataaagcaaaagaaaacactaaaaacaaaaaggaaaaacaaatttttgttttcttttcctgagttcattttgataaatattatttcatatggtttgatgcacataggcattgtgctgtTGTGGTCTTCTCCTAAGAGCGTCATCTTTTGACATGTGTTTAATGCCTAGATTATAATTTATGATGTCCTGGTGTGTTTTAGGTCTGGTGTTTGCATAGGAAGGAAAATATGCACCATTTGTCTGCCTCTTTGCTTGCCTTACCTGTTTTGTTCTAGGACCATCCATTCCCTTGTGAAAGacaaatttcattctttctaaaggttttttgaaattccattgtgtatatgaatcATATATTTGGAACCATTGATCTACTGTAGGGCTTCTGGGGTGTTTCTACAACTTGtcttttgtgaatagtgcagcaccTAATACAGacgtgcaaatgtctttatgatatcctggctTAAGTTGTTCTGGCGGGTCAAAGGAagatctttgtttgtttgtttatttacttatttatttgtcttttgcaGAACCTCCAGACTGCCATCCAGAGAAATTGTACTAGATTACATTCCACCAACAGTACAATAGGGTTTCTTTCCCCCCACATCTCtgtcaacatttgttgttgttccattTTGTGAGGTTGGCCAATCTAATTGGGGTGTGATGGAATCTCACTAAAATGTGATGGGTGCAAATTACAGGAGCTGATCAGATtttctggcaaagtagcagggcataaaattaacccacaaaacccaatagcttttctgtatgccaacaatgagaagagtgagacAGAAATCAggaaactccatttgcaatagcctcaaaatatACCTAGAAATTAACATAACCACAATTGAAGGACATATATGATGAAAAATTTAGctacctgaaaaaagaaattccagaaGATTTAAAGAagaggacccccccaccccccacttctggCCTGGAAGGATTAACCTCATAACAATGGCAATACTGCTCCAAAACTATCTACAAATGCattgcaatacccattaaaatctcaataacatttttcaatgatatagaagaaacaatcccaaaaattcatatggaatagaaGAAGACCTAAAAAGATAAAGGATCTTTACCACAAAGAACAGTACTGGAAGGATATCAATCCCAagcttcaagctctattacaaaattGTAGTGATAACAACAGCTTAGTACTGGTACAGAATAGGCCTGAGGaacaatagaatagattagaagacccagaaatgaaccctcagacaTATAGCTACCTAACGTTTggtaagaaactcaggaacacaggatggaagaaagacagcctcttcaacaaatgttgctggaAGAATTGgatatacacatgcagaaaacttaGGTTagattatctgtctatctatctatctatctatctatctatctatctatctatctatctatctatctatctatctttgcaccagaatcaatttcaaatgtaTCAAAGGCATCAATGTAAGATCAtgtaccctgaaaatattacaagaagggaTAGAGGAAGGGATAGAGGCTCCTTAGCACAGGTCAAATTTCCTAAGTaaaatccagaatcacaacaaatcaaagaaagactggataaatgggattgcacctAACTGAACAGTTTCTGTATGGAAAAGGATATAGCTAGCAAGCtaaataaaatatactcagagctcaaaaagttaaacttcccaaaacaaatcctcaacgaAACAGcaaaccaattaataaatggactaaagacaGAGATttctcctaagaagaaagaagaatgaccaatagacacatgaaggaaTGATCTacctctgaccataaaagaaatgcaaatcaaaataacagagATTTTACCTCGCTCCAGTTACAGTGTCCATTATCACGAAAAACTAtgcataacaaatgctggtggggatgtggccagaaaggaaccctaatacactgttgatgggaatgtaaactgttcaaccactctggaaagcagtatgtaggttcttcaaaagactagacatagagcttctctatgacccagaaatACCACTCTTTGGCATATATCCAATTGGTCACAAAGCAAGCTACACCAAAGCaaccaccacaaccatgttcattgaagtattgtttaccatagccatgatatggaatcaacccagatgccccacagaaGAAGTAGATtaagaaaatatagtatatatgaacattggaattctatgcttccatcagcaagaatgacagtgcctcattcataaggaaatggaaagacctggaaaaaaattatactgagtgaagtaaaCTAGACCTAAAGAAcgaggctgcatggtttcccttatttgtactaattagaatgtgcctataaatctgtgagtaaacccaatggatagtaaaaggccAATAATGACACTTGGACACGATTAATTAAACATCAGTCTAAACACTCACACAATttgaacaaaggaggatattcttaggagatgaaCACAtgagctcagtagctatgtgtgtatgatcttataaaatgatgttattgaaatgaactccaagaaataaaatcaacagagtttttttttattgcttgtttccccctttttttttgttttgtgttcctttccttttttctttgtttggattCCTTCTaaaactgtttttgatttctgtaacctttgtcttttatatacatttatctgatttagggaggggaagaggaagtacaaaaatggtaggacaaaggttGAATTCAGGAATGAAACCCAGTacacactatattggaaatgacctatacaacttggggggtagaTAATTTGGGAGGGGAAGAACTGGGAGACAATGAGGGATGGGGTgatactgtacaaaaggaaacatACTGACTTATGACATACTgagttatgtaattgtaaccgTCTCTACATCAGCTTTACAGTAAAAGAAAATGTGGGGTTGGAAGAAGGACCAGAGTTTTCCAggctttctattctattctcagaGCCTGAAGTTAGGTCTAGTAGTAAGAATATTCTTCAATAAACATAACTCCCCTAATCAAAACACATGATgctggactctatgatttccctcataggaaacaattagcacaggtttaggctagtcaaagcagaggatcacaagagcccaatagctatgcccttatgaacacataagatgatgctaagtgaaatgaactaaatgttatggaaacaactgttatatcactgttgtaattactttcaacatgccatgtgaaacagtagcttcctttgttgatgatcctcttgtatcccttttttgtggttgtacccgtgctatcactgtatctcatctgaataccctggatactgtaaatactggtgttagaactatggaagtgaaagggaatatcaaaattgagagacaatggataaaaagacaaatgactccaaaagcacgacttgcaaaaccatttgttgtaaaccaactgaataactcatcgggggaaagggaaaaggaagaggggaggagggagtaagggaggaggtaacaaatagtacaagataTGTCCCCAtggtcttatgtatgaaactgtaacccctctgtacatcactttgacaataaataattattaaacaaCCCACATGATGCACTTATTGGTTTTGTTTCACTTTATTGTACTAAAGATTATTGCTACAGTAAGTTATTCTGATGTTTTCTTGTgtgtttactgttttttttttttactgagtcaTTTGAAATTCCTAGGAAAATATGAGGTCAAAATGCAAAGATACATGCAGAAAAGCCAATGAGCTTTTCATCAAAACTTATCTAAATATCTTTTACATTGGAGAATTTCCTTAATTCTttaacaacaatgagattctttTGATTGTGTTACTGAAGGCCTGTTTCACCTGCTTGTTTCTCAAGGTGTAAATGAAGGGGTTCAGCATAGGAGCGATGGAGGTGGTGAGGACAGTCACACCTTTGTTGATTGCCACTGAATCCTTGGATGAAGGCTTCACATAGATGAAGATGCAGCTGCCATAAGTGATGGAAATCACAATCATGTGAGAAGAACAGGTGgaaaaggccttttttttttgcttggcaGAAGGGAATTGTAGAATGGTCCTAATGATGTATATGTAAGATAGAGCTACACAAAATAAAGTCATGACAAAGGTTAATACAGATCCAACTATTACTATCTGCTCTAAGAGCCATGTTTCTGAGCATGCGATCTTCAGGAGGGGGTATGCATCACAGAAAAAATGGTCAATAACATTAGAGTCACAGAATTCCAGTTTTAGGACCAGGGTAAGTGGTGGAAATATGATCAGCAAACTAGCTGCCCAGCAACAAAGGACGAGTCTCCTACAGACCCTGCTGTTCATGATGGTCACATAATGCAGgggtttgcagatggccacatagcggtcataggacATGGTGGCCAGCAGAAAGAACTCAGTTATAGCAAAAAGATCAGTAAAAAAGACTTCAGTGATGCAACTGTTGTATGTGATTTCCTTGTCTCCTGTTGATAGATTATACAAGTATCTGGGCATACATGCAGATGTGAATGAGATTTCTAAGAAGGAGAAATTTTGTAGGAAATAGTACATGGGAGTTTTCAGTTGTGGATCCACAATGGTGAGAGAGATGATGGTGAGGTTTCCAGTTATACTTAGCATGTAGGTGagacacagaaagatgaaaagcACGGCTTTGAGTTGTGGGTCATCAgtcaggccctggaggaggaatgTTGTGATGGTGTAATTTCTCATTATGGACTCCTGACTTCTCAGTCTGTAGTGAAAATCCAGATATTTGGGTGGAGAGATAATTAACATAAcatgaaaattatgaaaatatcatCACATGAATTTAAATATTCTTCTTACACTTATTATCAATTACAGTAGTAGCTCAGGTTCTATAATTTTTGTTGTCATTAAAATTCAAGTATCCATATCCTATTccaaaatttaaatatgtaaatatatataatgttaaaatatgtattgtaacatcttatatatgtattatactaTTATTTTAAAGCACAATAATGCATATGGATAACATAGTAACATATAATactttatattgtattttatattatgtgTTATATGTTTAATGTAATATGTACATTGCATAATCAACAAACACACATATTTCTCATTTTGTACAGCATATACAGTTATGATTTTGAACTAGCATATATTTCTTATATgaacatgtacatgtacacagtCCATTTTTAACAAGTTCACCTCATCCATTGTATTCCTttcatttccctctctttcccatcTTTTATCAAAATATTTGCTTGGACCCATCATGTAGGCATTATTTTCATATGTAATGTACTTCAGGCTCCTTTGTCCCTCAGAAtccccatttttttcctctcctcctagTGATCATCTCTTAGATAGTTACCTCTGAAATTTATTTCCCATTGCTATTGCTCCaaaatcttatttaatttttttatttctgggcTTCTTTTCTTGTGATGCTAAGGATGGATGACAACTTCTGTACCATTGAAGACACTTAATTCCAATTAATTTTTTGTCAGGCAAAACTGACTGctagtttttcttttgtgtgggttctgtggcctgaactcagggcctgggcactgtccctgagctttttttggcaCTCTCTTCTgtagctacagctctacttccagtgttttgatggttaattggaggtaagagtctgaatgactttcctgcctcagctggctttcaactgtgatcctcagaatttagcttcctgagttggTAGATTATAGATTTGACCCACCTGCCCAGGTAGCTGCTAATGTTTTTGTCACATGAAGTGTTCTTCTTAAGACACAGGTACAATGCTTAAGCGGAATCTTAAATTTTCTCTAGTCTATTTACATTCCCACCTGAAATTTTGTCattcatatattaaaaatagTTTGGTTTTCATTCTACAAACCctttattctttaaaatgttgAGGTCTAATTTAGTGCTGGTGTCTAAAGCCTACAATCCTAACAATTCAGGAgattgcaatctttttttttcttacttatttatttatttatttatttatttatttatttatttatttatttatttattgccagtcctgggtcttgaactcaggttgtgggcattatccctgagcttcttttgctcaagggtagctctctactacttgagacacagctccacttctgagtcttttcttttctgtttatgtgatactgaggaatcaaaccccaggacttcatgcatgctaggcaactactctaccactaaaccacacccCCAGCCTCAGGAGATTGCAATCctaaggactacagttcaaacccagccagagCAGGTAAGTTAAACcttcacttccagtattttggtagttaattggaaataagagcctcttaCTCTTCTTgttgggtctggctttgaaccacagtcctcagattttggCCTCTTGCGATGCTAGGATTGCTGGTGAGAGCTACTGGGGCTCAGTATTGGTGGTTGAGATGATGTACTTGGCACTACCTCACATGACTGACCACTTGACCCATGATTCTCagcacttttttgttttattatttttgtcccctcctcctccaggacatcttgtgtttctttcctAGGTAGTCTATTTCCTACATGACTTGAAATAGAGGCAGTCACCAATATATcaattatttgttgagatgagctCTGGCTAACTTTTTGCTTGTCAACTTAGATGGCAattctctgtctcctgaataccTGAGATTGCAGGAGTTAGCCATCATGTCTGTTTAGATCAAGCATTTAAAACTAACATTATCAACAGAATTCTCTTACAAATGGTCTTATTACTGCATGCATGTGTTACCTGTCATCTTTCCAATAATGTCTAGATAATTATTTTCTTGCTGACGA contains:
- the LOC125354466 gene encoding olfactory receptor 6C2-like; translation: MRNHTTTFLLLGLTDDPQLKAVLFIFLCLTYMLSITGNLTIISLTIMDPQLKTPMYYFLQNFSFLEIVFTSACVPRYLYSLSTGDNTITYNSCITEIFFTDLFAVIEFFLLATMSYDRYVAICKPLHYVTIMNSRVCRRLVLCCWAAGMLIVLPPLTLVLNLEFCDSNVIDHFGCDAYPLLKISCSETWLLEQMLIVCAVLTFVMTLLCVVLSYICIIKTVLQFPSAQQRKKAFSTCSSHMIVISITYGSCIFIYVKPSSKDSMAMNKGVSVLTTSIAPMLNPFIYTLRNRQVKQAFGNTIKRIALLLRK
- the LOC125354475 gene encoding olfactory receptor 6C2-like yields the protein MRNYTITTFLLQGLTDDPQLKAVLFIFLCLTYMLSITGNLTIISLTIVDPQLKTPMYYFLQNFSFLEISFTSACMPRYLYNLSTGDKEITYNSCITEVFFTDLFAITEFFLLATMSYDRYVAICKPLHYVTIMNSRVCRRLVLCCWAASLLIIFPPLTLVLKLEFCDSNVIDHFFCDAYPLLKIACSETWLLEQIVIVGSVLTFVMTLFCVALSYIYIIRTILQFPSAKQKKKAFSTCSSHMIVISITYGSCIFIYVKPSSKDSVAINKGVTVLTTSIAPMLNPFIYTLRNKQVKQAFSNTIKRISLLLKN